A window of the Branchiostoma lanceolatum isolate klBraLanc5 chromosome 13, klBraLanc5.hap2, whole genome shotgun sequence genome harbors these coding sequences:
- the LOC136447375 gene encoding prostaglandin E synthase 3-like, protein MADKPVAPAVYWAQRDDVLILTIQVEDIDRDKNRKVTLNEKSLSFSGKGGAENKDYRCDITFFKEVDVEESKYNATARGLKFLIKKKDKGPYWTRLTEAKTKLHWLRTDFSYWKDEDDSDEEDQQRDANLEKLMAQMGESGGGLGDGDAPSMDDLDDEKDSDDEELPDLE, encoded by the exons ATGGCTGACAA ACCTGTTGCTCCCGCGGTATACTGGGCCCAACGCGATGACGTCCTCATCCTCACCATTCAGGTAGAAGACATCGACCGCGACAAAAACAGGAAGGTCACGCTCAACGAGAAAAGCCTTTCTTTCAG TGGAAAAGGAGGAGCGGAAAACAAGGACTACCGCTGTGACATTACCTTCTTTAAGGAAGTTGATGTAGAG GAATCTAAATACAATGCAACAGCAAGAGGTCTGAAATTTCTCATCAAGAAGAAAGACAAAGGGCCCTACTGGACCAGACTAACAGAGGCAAAAACAAAG CTCCACTGGCTGCGGACAGATTTCAGCTACTGGAAAGACGAGGACGATTCAGATGAGGAAGATCAGCAGAGAGATGCCAACTTAGAAAAG TTAATGGCACAGATGGGAGAGAGCGGAGGTGGTTTAGGTGATGGCGATGCACCGAGCATGGATGATCTGGAT GATGAGAAGGATAGTGATGATGAAG AGTTGCCAGACTTGGAGTAG
- the LOC136447362 gene encoding nostrin-like isoform X1 yields MPQFKDAFMGHFGYDELKRHMRQAKEFCNEIGTVLHERAELEQAYAKGLSKLSTKLAKAVNSTGGTLMTTWTCVATEMELEADMHRNLSSALNEDAWKPLKSFIDAQSKTRKPMETTVEKVTKSLGERIAEQNKMKVTTYLHAREMERLQEQMDDVNSGKGRVFTEKEISKLNKKKKKAEDNQQKSEAEYLDLVVKAERSRHDWEASAYKCCALMQNLEEERIKFMHELLNKYNTFLSDIGPKMMQSCNRLGESVLCVDISADIAQMIEHYKTVDYVPEQLLYDCYEEDTTNTIQTERRKAALLRKLHRLGTEIDREKKSREGVQHLHQVYSDRPGFADSEAKGEVHQQLIHLNAMIDLLTVSQYKLQCTLALLEGHNKPEHPLSQYIEQHRDKQYVGTANVHLKRLRRHSTGSMLLRSDSVLFQGIMHSTLRIPTVIIIGATGGPPQTGAAAHRHTTFMPQGNSVPMRSEPTRMETNSVDSTYDGYSDTEFDDGPPEVICQCKAQFAFTSNEKDEISIQPGDIINVHEKLEDGWWCGELRGHSGYFPASYVEELPTRHASSSEV; encoded by the exons ATGCCACAGTTCAAGGACGCTTTCATG GGCCATTTTGGCTATGATGAactgaagagacacatgaggCAAGCCAAGGAGTTCTGCAATGAGATTGGCACAGTGCTGCACGAAAG GGCTGAGTTGGAACAGGCCTATGCCAAAGGTTTGAGTAAGCTGTCCACCAAACTTGCCAAGGCAGTCAACAGTACAGGCGG AACACTGATGACAACATGGACCTGTGTGGCCACAGAGATGGAACTGGAGGCAGACATGCACAG AAATCTGTCATCGGCTCTAAATGAGGATGCCTGGAAGCCCCTGAAAAGTTTCATAGATGCCCAgtcaaaaacaagaaaacct atgGAAACAACAGTAGAAAAAGTTACCAAATCCTTGGGAGAGAGAATAGCAGAACAAAACAAG ATGAAGGTGACTACGTACCTCCATGCCCGTGAGATGGAGAGACTACAGGAACAGATGGATGATGTCAACAGCGGCAAGGGCAGGGTCTTCACTGAAAAGGAAATTTCCAAG CTgaataagaagaaaaagaaggccGAAGACAACCAGCAGAAGAGTGAAGCGGAGTACCTGGACCTGGTGGTTAAGGCTGAGCGCTCCCGCCATGACTGGGAGGCGTCGGCGTACAAGTGCTGTGCCCTGATGCAGAACCTGGAGGAGGAGAGGATAAAGTTCATGCACGAACTTCTCAACAAGTACAACACTTTCCTGTCAGACATCGGGCCCAAGATGATGCAG AGTTGTAACAGACTGGGAGAGTCAGTGTTATGTGTGGACATCAGTGCTGATATAGCACAAATGATAGAGCACTACAAGACTGTGGACTATGTACCTGAACAGTTATTATATGACTGCTAT GAAGAGGACACCACCAACACGATACAGACAGAGAGAAGAAAAGCTGCCCTCCTGAGGAAGTTACACAGACTCGGCACGGAGATAGATCGGGAAAAGAAGTCTAGAGAAG GTGTGCAGCACCTGCATCAGGTGTACAGTGACAGGCCTGGGTTTGCAGACTCCGAGGCCAAAGGAGAGGTCCATCAGCAgttaatacat CTGAATGCCATGATTGACCTGCTCACAGTCAGTCAGTACAAACTGCAGTGCACACTTGCACTGCTAGAGGGCCACAATAAACCAGAGCATCCGCTCAGCCAGTATATAGAACAACATAGGGACAAACAG TATGTGGGGACTGCCAATGTTCACCTGAAGCGACTTCGGCGCCACTCGACAGGGAGCATGCTGCTACGGAGCGATAGCGTGTTGTTTCAG gGGATCATGCACAGTACACTGAGGATCCCCACAGTCATCATAATCGGTGCGACAGGTGGCCCCCCACAAACAGGCGCAGCGGCCCACAGACACACAACGTTCATGCCACAAGGCAACTCTGTACCCATGAGGTCTGAACCAACCAGGATGGAAACTAACTCTGTAGACTCCACCTATGATGGATACTCTG ATACAGAGTTTGACGATGGTCCCCCAGAGGTGATATGCCAGTGTAAAGCACAGTTTGCCTTCACCAGTAATGAGAAAGATGAGATATCCATACAACCAG GAGACATCATCAATGTTCATGAGAAGCTTGAAGATGGCTGGTGGTGTGGAGAGTTGAGGGGACACTCTGGCTACTTCCCGGCTTCTTATGTAGAAGAACTTCCAACAAGGCACGCCAGCTCCTCAGAAGTGTAA
- the LOC136447362 gene encoding nostrin-like isoform X2 produces the protein MPQFKDAFMGHFGYDELKRHMRQAKEFCNEIGTVLHERAELEQAYAKGLSKLSTKLAKAVNSTGGTLMTTWTCVATEMELEADMHRNLSSALNEDAWKPLKSFIDAQSKTRKPMETTVEKVTKSLGERIAEQNKMKVTTYLHAREMERLQEQMDDVNSGKGRVFTEKEISKLNKKKKKAEDNQQKSEAEYLDLVVKAERSRHDWEASAYKCCALMQNLEEERIKFMHELLNKYNTFLSDIGPKMMQSCNRLGESVLCVDISADIAQMIEHYKTVDYVPEQLLYDCYEEDTTNTIQTERRKAALLRKLHRLGTEIDREKKSREGVQHLHQVYSDRPGFADSEAKGEVHQQLIHLNAMIDLLTVSQYKLQCTLALLEGHNKPEHPLSQYIEQHRDKQGIMHSTLRIPTVIIIGATGGPPQTGAAAHRHTTFMPQGNSVPMRSEPTRMETNSVDSTYDGYSDTEFDDGPPEVICQCKAQFAFTSNEKDEISIQPGDIINVHEKLEDGWWCGELRGHSGYFPASYVEELPTRHASSSEV, from the exons ATGCCACAGTTCAAGGACGCTTTCATG GGCCATTTTGGCTATGATGAactgaagagacacatgaggCAAGCCAAGGAGTTCTGCAATGAGATTGGCACAGTGCTGCACGAAAG GGCTGAGTTGGAACAGGCCTATGCCAAAGGTTTGAGTAAGCTGTCCACCAAACTTGCCAAGGCAGTCAACAGTACAGGCGG AACACTGATGACAACATGGACCTGTGTGGCCACAGAGATGGAACTGGAGGCAGACATGCACAG AAATCTGTCATCGGCTCTAAATGAGGATGCCTGGAAGCCCCTGAAAAGTTTCATAGATGCCCAgtcaaaaacaagaaaacct atgGAAACAACAGTAGAAAAAGTTACCAAATCCTTGGGAGAGAGAATAGCAGAACAAAACAAG ATGAAGGTGACTACGTACCTCCATGCCCGTGAGATGGAGAGACTACAGGAACAGATGGATGATGTCAACAGCGGCAAGGGCAGGGTCTTCACTGAAAAGGAAATTTCCAAG CTgaataagaagaaaaagaaggccGAAGACAACCAGCAGAAGAGTGAAGCGGAGTACCTGGACCTGGTGGTTAAGGCTGAGCGCTCCCGCCATGACTGGGAGGCGTCGGCGTACAAGTGCTGTGCCCTGATGCAGAACCTGGAGGAGGAGAGGATAAAGTTCATGCACGAACTTCTCAACAAGTACAACACTTTCCTGTCAGACATCGGGCCCAAGATGATGCAG AGTTGTAACAGACTGGGAGAGTCAGTGTTATGTGTGGACATCAGTGCTGATATAGCACAAATGATAGAGCACTACAAGACTGTGGACTATGTACCTGAACAGTTATTATATGACTGCTAT GAAGAGGACACCACCAACACGATACAGACAGAGAGAAGAAAAGCTGCCCTCCTGAGGAAGTTACACAGACTCGGCACGGAGATAGATCGGGAAAAGAAGTCTAGAGAAG GTGTGCAGCACCTGCATCAGGTGTACAGTGACAGGCCTGGGTTTGCAGACTCCGAGGCCAAAGGAGAGGTCCATCAGCAgttaatacat CTGAATGCCATGATTGACCTGCTCACAGTCAGTCAGTACAAACTGCAGTGCACACTTGCACTGCTAGAGGGCCACAATAAACCAGAGCATCCGCTCAGCCAGTATATAGAACAACATAGGGACAAACAG gGGATCATGCACAGTACACTGAGGATCCCCACAGTCATCATAATCGGTGCGACAGGTGGCCCCCCACAAACAGGCGCAGCGGCCCACAGACACACAACGTTCATGCCACAAGGCAACTCTGTACCCATGAGGTCTGAACCAACCAGGATGGAAACTAACTCTGTAGACTCCACCTATGATGGATACTCTG ATACAGAGTTTGACGATGGTCCCCCAGAGGTGATATGCCAGTGTAAAGCACAGTTTGCCTTCACCAGTAATGAGAAAGATGAGATATCCATACAACCAG GAGACATCATCAATGTTCATGAGAAGCTTGAAGATGGCTGGTGGTGTGGAGAGTTGAGGGGACACTCTGGCTACTTCCCGGCTTCTTATGTAGAAGAACTTCCAACAAGGCACGCCAGCTCCTCAGAAGTGTAA
- the LOC136447373 gene encoding kinetochore protein Spc25-like, with the protein MMLGTELQNLDGNLKQVQETLLNKWTGEGLTKHLAQQKQQHAECMAQARADISKLEESVDSFRRQAENNKEAIQQRIDQMQTARQDIEKVKMQTEGMSKQEAELRGMIGTSVQQIAKEKELILAQDKVTKQKMEELQKAVVFFKDRLGLKFRKLDGGRLQFSFTLIDAKDPDRAFVFTLKVDSKYEVVDCDPKVSDLDDLVAKLNATNNLSAFVQTMRKRFKQLV; encoded by the exons ATGATGTTGGGAACAGAGCTGCAGAACCTAGACGGTAACCTGAAGCAGGTGCAGGAGACTCTGCTGAACAAGTGGACAGGAGAAGGGCTGACAAAGCACCTCGCACAGCAGAAACAGCAACATGCTGAGTGCATGGCGCAGGCCAGGG CTGACATCTCCAAGTTGGAGGAAAGTGTAGACTCTTTTAGGAGGCAGGCAGAGAACAACAAAGAAG CTATCCAGCAGCGGATAGACCAGATGCAGACTGCCCGGCAGGACATCGAGAAGGTCAAGATGCAGACTGAGGGGATGAGCAAACAGGAGGCGGAGCTTCGGGGGATGATTGGCACCTCCGTCCAGCAGATCGCAAAGGAAAAGGAGT TGATACTAGCTCAAGACAAAGTCACCAAGCAGAAAATGGAAGAACTGCAGAAAGCTGTCGTTTTCTTTAAGGACAGACTGGGACTCAAATTCAGGAAGTTGGATG GAGGAAGGCTACAGTTTTCCTTCACACTTATCGATGCAAAGGACCCAGACAGAGCCTTTGTCTTCACACTGAAGGTGGATAGCAAGTATGAAG TGGTTGACTGTGACCCCAAGGTCAGTGACCTTGACGACCTGGTAGCCAAGTTGAATGCCACCAACAACTTGTCAGCGTTTGTCCAGACCATGAGAAAACGGTTCAAACAGCTGGTGTAG